In Triticum urartu cultivar G1812 chromosome 6, Tu2.1, whole genome shotgun sequence, the following proteins share a genomic window:
- the LOC125512638 gene encoding putative mannan endo-1,4-beta-mannosidase 9 — protein MATSTPQLVMLVSCLAALAVAAGAGEVDGRPKARGFVTASGARFMAGGRRFYADGFNAYWLMYMASNPADRSKVVDVLEQASRLGATVVRTWAFSDGQGSDRPLQITPGVYNEQVFVGLDFVIAEAKKRGIYLILSLVNNMESFGGKKQYVKWARDRGHYLGSDDDFFSDALTQQFYKNHIKRMITRVNTFTRVAYKDEPTIFAWELMNEPRVPSDLSGKTMERWVASMSAYVKYVDPKHMVEIGMEGFYGESTPERKRFNPGQGYTAGTDFVSNNRIPTVDFATIHVYPDQWMPGSSSQAQVEFTKRWMASHIEDAGKALRKPLLVAEFGWSARSGGYTVAARDGYFRMVYDAIYASVKGNGPCAGGLFWHVMAPGMESWTDGYDVVFERSPTTAAVVSQECAKIDRFTPAV, from the exons ATGGCCACCAGCACCCCGCAGCTCGTGATGCTCGTGTCGTGTTTGGCCGCCCTTGCCGTCGCCGCCGGCGCCGGGGAAGTGGATGGTAGGCCAAAGGCCCGCGGGTTTGTGACGGCGAGCGGGGCGCGGTTCATGGCGGGCGGGCGGCGGTTCTACGCCGACGGGTTCAACGCGTACTGGCTCATGTACATGGCGTCGAACCCCGCGGACCGGAGCAAGGTGGTGGACGTGCTGGAGCAGGCGTCCCGCCTCGGCGCGACGGTCGTCAGGACCTGGGCCTTCAGTGACGGCCAGGGCAGCGACCGGCCGCTGCAGATCACCCCCGGCGTGTACAATGAGCAAGTGTTCGTG GGACTAGACTTCGTAATAGCGGAAGCGAAGAAACGAGGGATCTACTTGATCCTGAGCTTGGTGAACAACATGGAGAGCTTTGGCGGGAAGAAGCAGTACGTGAAGTGGGCGCGAGACCGGGGCCACTACCTTGGgtccgacgacgacttcttctcTGACGCGCTCACCCAACAGTTCTACAAGAACCACATTAAG AGGATGATCACGCGAGTAAACACCTTCACGAGGGTGGCGTACAAGGACGAGCCGACCATCTTCGCGTGGGAGCTGATGAACGAGCCTCGCGTCCCGAGCGACCTCTCCGGAAAGACAATGGAG CGCTGGGTGGCGTCGATGTCCGCGTACGTCAAGTACGTCGACCCCAAGCACATGGTGGAGATTGGCATGGAAGGGTTCTACGGCGAGTCCACGCCGGAGCGCAAGCGGTTCAACCCGGGGCAGGGGTACACCGCCGGCACCGACTTCGTCTCCAACAATCGCATCCCCACCGTCGACTTCGCCACCATCCACGTCTACCCCGACCAGTG GATGCCGGGGTCGAGCAGCCAGGCGCAGGTGGAGTTCACCAAGAGGTGGATGGCGTCCCACATCGAGGACGCGGGGAAAGCGCTGCGGAAGCCGCTGCTGGTGGCGGAGTTCGGCTGGTCCGCGCGCTCCGGCGGCTACACGGTGGCGGCGCGGGACGGCTACTTCCGCATGGTATACGACGCCATCTACGCTTCCGTGAAGGGGAACGGGCCGTGCGCCGGGGGGCTCTTCTGGCATGTCATGGCGCCCGGGATGGAGAGCTGGACGGACGGCTATGACGTCGTGTTCGAGCGCAGCCCCACCACCGCCGCGGTCGTCTCGCAGGAGTGCGCCAAGATCGACAGATTCACGCCCGCTGTCTAG